In one Lentimicrobiaceae bacterium genomic region, the following are encoded:
- a CDS encoding oligosaccharide flippase family protein — protein MFKRKFVTNLIFLLLLNFLVKPIWIFGIDRTVQNIVSPEQYGLYFSILNFSFLFNIILDFGITNFNNRNIAQNSFLLNKHFSSLIVIRFILGMIYFVLIYIVALIIGYDKQHLYFLFFLALNQFLASLILYLRSNISGLLMFKTDSIISVLDRTLMIIICSVLIWGRITEKQFDILWFIYAQTASYVLTALVAFIIVAVKSKFRRLTWNYTFFLVILKKSLPFALLVLLMSFYNRIDAVMLERLLGDNLGTSQANVYGKAFRWLEAVNMVSYLFSVLLLPIFSRLIKERQSVNEIIKTSFILLFTFVIIAGIQSSFYGKDIIDLLYYSQQAESTAVFRIIILCCIPVGMVYIFGTLLTANNNLRELNIVSAIALIINLIINLILIPKYMALGSAVASVSTQFFTAIVQIILVIKIFKIKISKMFIARVTAFVLSVIAVNVVFKYIDYNWIAEFLIVGLISLLLAVLLGLFNLKSFAMLIKSRESEN, from the coding sequence ATGTTTAAACGAAAATTTGTAACTAATTTAATATTTCTGCTTTTACTGAATTTCTTGGTAAAACCCATATGGATATTCGGTATTGACAGGACTGTTCAAAATATAGTTTCGCCCGAACAGTACGGCTTGTACTTTTCTATACTTAACTTTTCTTTCCTTTTCAATATTATTTTAGATTTTGGGATTACAAATTTTAACAACAGAAACATTGCACAAAACAGTTTCCTTCTGAATAAACACTTTAGCAGCTTAATAGTTATAAGGTTTATTTTGGGAATGATTTACTTTGTTCTTATCTATATTGTAGCCCTTATTATCGGTTACGATAAGCAACATTTGTATTTCTTGTTTTTCTTAGCGCTAAATCAATTTTTAGCTTCGCTGATATTGTATCTAAGGTCGAATATTTCTGGTTTGTTGATGTTTAAAACCGATAGTATTATTTCTGTGTTAGACCGAACCCTAATGATAATAATATGTAGCGTTTTGATTTGGGGCAGAATAACCGAAAAGCAATTTGATATACTTTGGTTTATTTACGCACAAACCGCTTCGTACGTACTAACGGCTTTGGTTGCCTTTATAATAGTAGCGGTAAAATCTAAATTCAGAAGACTTACTTGGAATTACACCTTTTTCTTGGTAATACTGAAAAAAAGTCTGCCTTTCGCATTATTGGTACTACTAATGTCTTTTTACAATCGTATTGATGCCGTTATGTTAGAAAGACTATTGGGAGATAACTTGGGAACAAGTCAGGCAAACGTTTACGGAAAGGCATTCCGATGGTTGGAAGCTGTGAACATGGTTTCTTATTTATTCTCGGTTCTTTTATTACCGATTTTTTCAAGATTAATAAAAGAAAGACAATCAGTTAACGAAATAATCAAAACTTCATTTATATTGCTCTTTACATTTGTAATTATTGCAGGCATTCAGTCATCATTTTACGGAAAAGATATTATCGATTTATTATATTATAGTCAGCAAGCCGAATCTACAGCTGTTTTCAGAATAATAATATTGTGCTGTATTCCGGTCGGCATGGTTTATATTTTCGGGACACTTCTGACGGCAAATAACAACCTGCGTGAACTCAATATTGTATCGGCTATTGCATTGATTATAAACTTGATAATAAATCTGATACTAATACCTAAGTACATGGCTTTGGGTTCGGCTGTAGCAAGTGTTTCAACACAGTTTTTTACGGCAATTGTTCAAATTATTTTGGTGATAAAAATTTTTAAAATCAAAATTTCAAAAATGTTTATTGCAAGAGTTACAGCTTTTGTATTATCTGTAATTGCTGTAAATGTCGTGTTCAAGTACATTGATTATAATTGGATTGCCGAATTTTTAATAGTAGGATTAATTTCTCTATTATTAGCGGTTTTATTGGGCTTGTTCAACCTAAAATCATTTGCAATGCTTATCAAAAGCAGAGAGAGCGAAAATTAA
- the murB gene encoding UDP-N-acetylmuramate dehydrogenase, whose amino-acid sequence MITLAENFNLKNYNTFNLDYISRYFYSVNNRDQISELVNHKIFDNFSAKLFILSGGSNILLTKNFDGLMLHINTKGWQILNKTDKNIIVKVEAGEVWHDFVTWAVNNGYGGVENLALIPGKVGASPIQNIGAYGVEAKDVIEEVEFLNLNTLKTEVIGKSDCDFAYRSSIFKTKLKGQFIITSVTFKLSLNSAVNTSYGNINGYLSQQGITNPDIKDVYSAVIAIRQEKLPDTDVLGNAGSFFKNPIIDNEHLQKLLKEYPNMPYYKQGNDTSKLAAAWLIDTCGFKGKRFGNVGVYDKQALILVHYGDAQGSDIVKLAENIISTVYDRFNVTLSPEVNIIT is encoded by the coding sequence ATGATTACTCTTGCCGAAAATTTTAATTTAAAAAATTACAATACTTTTAATCTTGACTACATCTCACGATACTTCTATTCTGTAAACAACAGAGATCAAATATCCGAACTTGTTAATCATAAAATATTTGATAATTTTTCGGCAAAGTTATTTATTTTAAGTGGTGGCAGCAACATTTTGTTAACAAAAAATTTTGATGGACTGATGTTGCACATTAACACAAAAGGTTGGCAGATATTAAACAAGACCGATAAAAACATCATTGTTAAGGTTGAAGCCGGCGAAGTGTGGCACGATTTTGTTACTTGGGCTGTTAATAACGGCTACGGCGGTGTAGAGAATTTGGCTCTAATTCCCGGAAAAGTCGGAGCTTCGCCAATACAAAATATTGGTGCATACGGTGTTGAAGCTAAAGATGTTATAGAAGAAGTAGAATTTTTAAATCTGAATACTTTAAAAACCGAAGTTATAGGCAAATCCGACTGCGATTTTGCTTATCGTTCGTCTATTTTCAAAACAAAACTTAAAGGTCAATTTATTATTACTTCGGTTACGTTTAAGCTCAGTTTAAATAGTGCAGTTAACACGAGTTATGGCAATATTAACGGCTATTTGAGCCAGCAAGGAATTACAAATCCGGATATAAAAGATGTTTACAGCGCAGTTATTGCCATAAGGCAAGAGAAACTGCCTGATACCGATGTTTTGGGCAATGCAGGTAGTTTTTTCAAAAATCCTATTATAGATAACGAACATTTGCAAAAACTGTTGAAAGAATATCCCAATATGCCATATTATAAGCAGGGAAATGACACTTCAAAACTAGCAGCAGCTTGGCTTATAGATACTTGCGGTTTTAAAGGAAAACGCTTCGGTAATGTAGGCGTGTACGACAAACAAGCATTAATTCTTGTGCATTACGGCGATGCTCAAGGTAGCGATATAGTCAAATTAGCAGAAAATATTATAAGCACAGTTTACGATAGATTTAACGTAACACTAAGTCCGGAAGTTAATATTATAACTTAA
- a CDS encoding glycosyltransferase family 1 protein → MKIAVNTRLLLPDKIDGIGMFTRETMKIIVQENPEHTFYFLFDRCYNSEYIFSDNVKPVVVPVPTRRPILTNIWFHYCLPLVFKRLKPDLFISTDGILSANTKVKQLSVIHDLNFEHNPDDLPKIYLKFYKKNIPASVKRAVRVATVSEFSKQDIARIYNYVLDKIDVVGNGANEKFVPSVFSERKNTKEKYTDGDEYFVFVGSMHPRKNLSRLFLAYDEFCSESPRKAKLVVVGRKMWWTSEINNVYNNMKHKDNVVFTGRVPDDELVLLIGSALASVYVSLFEGFGIPIVESFACNVPVITSNITSMPEIAGDAAILCDPYSVDSIKNALITVANNDSLRLSLIEKGTKRLENYSWEKSAQKLWACAMKAIEE, encoded by the coding sequence TTGAAAATAGCAGTTAATACACGATTATTACTTCCGGACAAGATAGACGGCATAGGCATGTTTACTCGCGAGACTATGAAAATAATTGTTCAGGAAAATCCGGAACACACGTTTTATTTTTTGTTCGACAGGTGTTACAATTCTGAGTATATATTTTCCGATAATGTTAAACCCGTTGTAGTGCCTGTTCCTACAAGGCGTCCTATACTGACTAATATTTGGTTTCATTATTGTTTACCTTTGGTTTTTAAAAGATTAAAACCCGATTTGTTTATATCTACCGATGGAATTTTGTCGGCTAACACAAAAGTAAAGCAACTTTCGGTTATTCACGATTTGAATTTTGAGCACAATCCCGACGACTTACCAAAAATTTATTTAAAATTTTACAAGAAAAACATACCTGCCAGCGTGAAAAGAGCGGTTAGAGTTGCTACCGTTTCTGAATTTTCAAAGCAAGATATTGCCAGAATATACAATTACGTCCTTGATAAGATTGACGTTGTGGGCAATGGAGCAAACGAGAAATTTGTACCAAGTGTTTTTTCGGAACGCAAAAACACAAAAGAAAAATACACCGATGGTGATGAATACTTTGTATTTGTCGGCTCAATGCACCCGCGTAAAAACCTAAGCAGATTGTTTTTGGCTTATGATGAGTTTTGCTCCGAAAGCCCCAGAAAAGCCAAGTTAGTTGTAGTTGGCAGAAAAATGTGGTGGACAAGCGAAATAAACAACGTGTACAATAACATGAAACACAAAGACAATGTTGTGTTTACAGGCAGAGTTCCCGACGACGAACTTGTTTTGTTGATAGGTTCGGCTTTGGCTAGTGTTTACGTATCGTTGTTTGAAGGCTTTGGTATTCCTATTGTTGAGAGTTTTGCTTGCAACGTGCCTGTAATTACTTCAAATATCACTTCAATGCCCGAAATTGCCGGCGATGCAGCTATTTTGTGCGACCCCTACTCTGTTGATAGTATAAAAAATGCTTTAATTACTGTTGCCAACAACGATTCGCTCCGACTAAGTTTGATAGAAAAAGGTACAAAACGATTAGAAAATTACTCTTGGGAAAAATCGGCTCAAAAGCTTTGGGCTTGTGCTATGAAAGCTATTGAAGAGTAA